Part of the Helicobacter bilis genome is shown below.
CCTTTGTGCTTAACTCTTCGCTTCTTTTGCGTAAAAAGTCCTTGCACTTTGTATTATCATCTGGCATATTTGTAAGAATATCTTCTAGAATCTTAATCCTGCATAGCATGTATTCAAACATGCTTTGGTCTATATCTGGCAGCTTTGTCCTTGTTGGCTTCTCATTTTTCTCACTTTTTTCTTCCTTATTAATCACTCTAGCAGGAATGCCAACGGCAGTGCTTTTATCTGGCACATCTTTGATTACAACAGAGTTTGAGCCAATCTTTGCATGTTCGCCAATCACAATATCACCTAGCACTTTTGCCCCTGCTCCAATGATTGCATTATGCAAGATTGTAGGGTGTCGCTTTGTCCTCTCTAAACTCACACCGCCAAGACTAACACCTTGATAGATCGTTACATCATTGCCAATTTGTGCGGTCTCACCAATCACTACGCCAATGCCATGATCAATAAACACTCTTCTGCCAATATAAGCTGCGGGATGAATGTCAATATTTGTTAGAAACTGCGTCCAGCCCATGATGAGACGAGCTATTAGCTTGAATCCTTTTTTATGGAATCTATGTGCGATTCTATAATGCACGATTGCAATTAGCCCGGGATAATTTAAAAAAAGCTCTAAAAAATGATTGAAAGCTGGGTCTTTTTTCTGCGGTGTGTGAAAGTCTTCTTTAATCTGCTCCCATAAAGGCGGAAACTCTTTGTATATAATGTTGTTATTTGAATCAACTAAATTTTGTGTCGTGTTAGTCATTAAATTTGTCCTTATTATAAAGCCATTATTGTAGCAACTTAGTATGAGTTTTGCTGCTGTTGCAAAAGCTTTTCTGCATAGCTTAGGGCGTGTTTATCTAGCTTTGAGCCACTTATCATGCGCGCTACTTCTTTTATACGCTCTTTTTTATTTAAAAGCTTTATCGTGCTTGTGCTTTCACTCTCTTTACTCACAAGATAATGCCTATCACATAATAAAGGCATAAAGGGCTGATGAGAGATAGCAAAGACTTGATAATGCTTTGATAAAAATTGCAAGAGTTTTGCCACGCCCTCGCTTTCTTCCCCGCTTAGATTTGCATCAATCTCATCAAGGATTAATATCCCCTCGCTATATGTATTGTAACTTGCCGCTACACAAAGCATAGCAAGTCGCATACGATTATACTCGCCAGATGATAAAACACTTTTTTGCTTTGAAGCAAGATAGATTTGCAGGGAATCTAGTCCATACTGATAGCATTCAATCCTATTTTGGTCTATGCTTACAGATTCTAATCTCAACTCTTTTGCATAGTAATTTAGCTTTTCTACAAATATAGGCAAACAATCTCTTCGCTTTTCATGCAGGGTATTTGCAAGATTCTCTAATCTTTTTGTAAGGTTTAAAAACTTTTCTTCAATCTTTGTTTTATCAAACTCAATGCTTTCATACTCTTGCAATTTTTGCTGCTGCATGGCAAGGTGTTTCAGTGCGTCTTCTTCACTGCCATATCTGCGGATAATATCTGCTAATAGGCTTATCCTCTCAAGTAAAGATTCTATATCTATATCAAGGCTATTAAACTCATCTAAGCCATTTTCTATATGCCCTCTTGCCTCCATTATATGAGAGAGAAAACTCGCATTATCAATATTTAGCAATTCAAAAGCTTTATATATAGAATCTAGGCTATCAAGCTCAAGCAAAGCCTTATTGCAAGTCTCCATAACCTTTTCTTTTTTGCTTAATAGCTTTTTATCACTCATAAGCTTTTCATACTCGCCAATTTGGGGCTGTGCCTTTGTGATTTTATCAATCTCAAATTGTGCGAAATCTTTTAGGTTTTCAATATTTCTTTGCATTTCTTCTAATTCTTGCAATTTTATCTTGCATTGCTTATGCTCGATAAAGGTTTGATTATATTCTTGCAAAATCTCATTAAATGTAGAATCTTTTTGCATGGTGATAGAATCTAGTATGTGAAGCATATAGTCGTTTTCTAGCTCATTGCCATCTTTAATGCTTATGTATTTTATAAAATGGTGTGCTATCTCGCTTAATTTCTTTTTAGAAATCGCTTGATTATTGATAAAATATCTTGTATTTTGCTTTTTTAGGACGGAGATAACGAGATTATTGCTGGGGGTTTTTTGCTTGGTGGAATCTTTGTTTGCTTGTGTTGTTGAAGCTTGTTGCTTGTTAGAATCTATTTGCATGTGAATGTCTGTTTGTAGTATAGAATCTTGTTGTGTTGCGGATTCTTTGCTTATCTTAGAATTGTTGCTTATTTTAGAATCTTTTTGTTTGTTAGGGTTTTTATTTGTTTTAGATTCTGTTTGTATGGCAGAATCTGTTTGTATATCATTGTCTGCCTGTATTGCCGAAACTCTTTGCTGATTGGAATCTGCTTGTGATGATAAATCTTTATTTGCAGTAGCATCTCGTTGTGTTTTAGATTCTGTCTGTGCTACTAAGTCTTTCACATTAGAATCTATTTGCACATTAATATCTGTTTGTAACGCAGAGTCTTCATTTGTGCTAGAGACTTGTTGCATTTTAGAATCTTTGTTTGTTTTAGATTCTGCTTGCTTATTAGAATCTTCTTGTTGCTTAGAGTCTGCCTGTATTACAGAATCTTTAACATTAGAATCTTTTATATCAAAATCATCTGTGTCAAGATCTCCTGCTATACCAAAGTCTTCCAAACAAATGCCAAGCTCTTTCAATCGCAATGTAAGATTTATCTCAACTAATGCTGCATGAGATTCTTTCAACCCAAAGGCACTAAGCATTGCATGTAAAAACACAGACTTCCCGCTACCACTTACCCCGCTTATAACATTAAAGCCTTTATGCAAATCTAGCTTTATATGTGAAAATGCAGGTGATTTATCGATCAAAATACGCGTTATCATATAGAATCCATTTTTATTTTTATTATAGCATGTCTATGAGAGTGTGTATATAATGCGTTCTATTTCCTTGTGTGATTTGGATATATAGCAACTAAAATTACACGCTCACATAAAGTATATGCAACGACTTAAATAAATTCAACATAAAAGGCGATGCAAGAGAATTATCATTTATGGAATATAATGTGGCTAGATCATTGCTTAAAGGTGGAGATGGATTTAGCAAAAAACAACATAAAAAGGGAAAAAGAAATAATTAAAGCGATGAAAAGATTCTAAACGGCACAAAAGATATTTTTACAAGAGATGGTAAAAAGCACAGCTATGCCATACTTAAAACTACATCATAATACTAACAAATCTAAAAGAAACCTATAAGATTTTGGCATGTAAGATCTAGCCCCTTGATATTGGCAACCTATTTTATTGTGTAATAATACTCTCTGATGTCAGATCCTAAAATATAATATTATCCGCTTCTTTTAGACGCTCTTGTTGTTCTATTTGCTCATAATTAATGCGTGAAGTATCTGTATAGTAGATGATTTCATCGCCAATTCTTTGTTGATACACGCCACTTGGTGTTCTAAAATTTCTTTGCATACCCGGATTAATCTCTAAGGCTTTTTGCATAAAGTCAGCAAAAACTGGTGCAGAAATATTTCCCCCATACGCACCACCGCCAATTGGCATATTATCATCTCTACCATACCACACTATTGCTTGCAAATCGGGCGTATAGCCGCAAAACCATACATCTCTAGATTGATTTGAAGTTCCAGTTTTTCCTGCAATTTGTAAGCCATTTACTTTAGCACGATAACCCGTGTCTTTTTGCACGGTGTTTCGCAAAATCGATGTAATTAAAAATGCTTGTTGTGGTGTAGTAACACTCTGCTGCGTGGTTTGAAACAAAATCTCTTTTCCTTGCGGATCTATAATCTTTGCGACTACATAAGGCTTTACAATCGTGCCTCCATTTGAAAAAAGACTATATTGCATAGCAGCTTTCATGGGCGATAACGAAAGGCTTCCAAGCACAACGGTTAAATCCTTTGGAAAGTTTTCAAAACCAAAAGATTCTAATCCTGCATATAACGCATTTTCGGTAATCTTTAACGCGGTATCAATGACAGGGATATTTAATGACTTTTCAAGTGCAGTCTGCATAGTAACAGGTCCTAAAAATTTACGCGTGTCATTATTTGGTTGCCATAGCTTAGAGCCACCGCCAAACCTTTTTGGAGAATCGATGACAATCTCAGCAGGTGAATAACCTTTATCAAACGCAAGTTGATATACAAAAGGCTTCATGGTGCTACCAAACTGCCTATTTGTTTGGGTGGCACGATTGAATGAACTTTTATTATGATTTATGCCGCCAACCATTGCTAAAACTTCGCCTGTGTGTGGATTTGTAACGACAATTGCTCCATTTAGCGTTGTGGCACTTTGTTCCTTTAGCTCATCTATGTCAGAATCTGTTAGTTTTGGTTTTTTTTGCCAGCTTCTTACATTCTGCTCTCGCTCTATGATTCTGTATTGAATATTTTCATATCCTTTGAGCAGGGCTTCTCGTGCAGCCTCTTGATAGTCAAGATCGATGGTTAGATAGATCTTGTATCCACCCGATTTTAAATCCTTAATATCAGCCAACTCACGCAACGCTTCATCAACTACATAGGGGGCTTTATTCTGCGTTAGTGTTTGATTATATACTTTTGGGACTTCTTTTACTGCTTGATGAAATTCAGCTTGTGAGATCCAACCAAGCTCATACATACGCTTGAGTATGGCATTTGCACGATTAAGTGAGTTCTTTAAATGCTTTGTCGGATCATATTTTACTGGAGATTTTGGTAAGCCAACAAGCATTGCAATCTCTTTTAGCGTTAGCTCATTAAGACTCTTTTTAAAATAGCCAAGTGCCGCAGTCTTTATACCATAGTATCCATGCCCTAAAAAGATATAATTAAGATATCTTTCTAATATCTCTTCCTTAGTTAATACCTGCTCGGCACGAATAGATAGCAAAAACTCTTTTAGCTTTCTATCTAGCGTTCTATCGCTTGTTAAAAGCATATTTTTAACAAGCTGCTGAGTGAGTGTGCTGCCCCCCTCCATGTAGCGCATATTTACCACATTTTTAAAAACAGCACGCATAATCGCATCAAAATTCACACCATCATGCTCAAAAAACATAGTATCTTCAACCGCTAGTAATGCTTCTATAATGCGACCGGGTATCTCATCATATTTCACATAGAATCTATACTCTTCATCAAAGAGATTAGCGACTAAACGACCTTTAGAATCAAATACTTGCGTAACTTCATTTGGATGATAGTCAATCATCGCATGTACTTGTGGCGATAACTCTTTGTAAAGCTGGTATCCATAATAGCCCACTACACACATTATAACCGCAGATAATGCGAGAAAAACATAAAAAAATATGCTAAAAACTCTAAAAACACCCTTAGTTTTTTTCGGCGTTTCATATATGTCATCAAGCTGTGCTGCTGCCATTATCCCTAATCCCAAATATTTTTAGATTCTAAAATACCATTCCGACGGCAAAAAACATAATGAAAATATTTTTACATTACTTGCTATCATGTAAAAAATCCTAGCATATTCTTACATTCTAAGCATGCTATTTAGAATCATCGCCATAGCTAAAAAGGTCCAATATATACTAAAGACAATACGTTGTCTATCTTTATCTTAGAATCTAAATAAACTTTCTCTACAAACTCCATTTATTGCCAAACAGAAGTCAAAGTAAAAGCTAACTGCCTAGAATCTAAAGTAATATAAAGAGATTCTTAAACATACTCATAAACTCTTGTTGCATGTCTAAAAATTGCTTACAATGTAAAAACCTAACAATAGAAATTATTTACTCTTTTTCTTTAAAGTTCGCAATGTTGAAGCTGCAACTTTAATGCGGATAGAAGTGCCATCTTCAAGCTTCAAACGCATACTTCTAAGGTTTGGGAGACTTCTTTTTTTAGTCTTATTATTCGCATGGCTCACATTGCAACCAACCATAACGCCTTTTCCAGTAATATCACATCTTCGTGCCATAAAATATCCTTGTTATTAAAAATAAGGCTTTGATTGTATCTTATAAAGACTTATATACGGCTTAAATTATGCGCTTTTCTTACTCTTTTTTAACTCTTTTTCAAATTTCTTTCGTTTTAGTAAAGGTAGTTTATCTACAAATAAGATTCCATTTAAATGATCCATTTCATGCTGCAAGGCAACTGCCATAAAGTCATTAAATATATTTTCATGCGTAACACCAAATCTATCTTGATATTTGACTTTTATTTGACTAAAACGACTGACTTCTTCATAGAATCCGGGCACAGATAAACAGCCCTCATTCCATAGAATTTCACCTTCAGCATGTAAAATAACAGGATTAATAATCTCAAGCAAATCCTCTTTATACTGCGTATTATCCTCTTCTCTTGGTATATTAATAATTAGCACCCGCAGGGGCTTTGCTACTTGTATCGCGGCTAATCCCACGCCATTATGCTCCATCATAGTCTCATACATAGAATCTAAAAATTCATGCAATGCGTTATCAAAAACTTGAACTTCTTTTGAAATCGTGCGTAATATTTTATTTGGATAATGAATGACTTCTAAAACCATAAAAATACTCCAAATGCAAACTAAAAACAACATTTTATCCAAAAATAGCTTACAAGTAAATGTAAAAATAGATTCAATATGTAACTTTTGGTAGCTATAATATCGCTTTATTTTTACAACTGGAGTAATTATGATTGATACGCATATCCATCTTGATTCTAAAGATTTTAGCAATGATTTAGCCCAAGTGCTAGAGAGAGCAAAAATAAATAATATAGAATCTTTTATAATACCCGCTGCCTCCTTTCATACGCTAAAGGACGCACAAAGCATTGCAAATACGCATGAAAATATCTATTATGCAGTGGGAATCCACCCCTGCCACGCTGATGAAATGTATCTAGACACCACAAGTAAAACCTTAAATAATCATGTGCTAGAATCCTTGCAAGATTCCATAAATTCGCCAAAATGCAAAGCCATTGGGGAATGCGGACTTGACTTTTATCACATTGAAAAAGATGATACAAACGCAATCGATATGCAAATACAAGTTTTTCATACACAAATAGAATGGGCGATAAAATATAATTTGCCCTTAATCTTGCATGTAAGAGATTCTAAAGATAGTTATGAAGCAAGCAAGGAGGTCGCTAAGATTCTAACGCATTATATACAAAGGGGCGATAAGATTCGCGGTGTGTTTCATTGTTACAACGCATGTGAAGAGTTGCTTAATTTTAGAGAATCTTTTTACTATGGGATAGGGGGCATTATCACTTTTAAAAATGCACATGACCTGCTTTCTGTAACGCCAAAGATTCCACTATCAAAAATAGTGTTAGAAACTGATGCCCCATATCTTGCCCCCACACCACACAGAGGAAAAAGAAATGAGTCAAGCTTTCTCATACATATCGCAGAAAAGCTTAGTGAAGTCCTAAATACCACCACCAATGAGATTATAAGACAAACTACAAGTAATGCGAAAATGCTGTTTGGAATCTAGCCATACAGAAAGCACCTTTAATCTAGCATTAATCAAAAGCAAACTCTAGAATCCAAGCTCAATGCTACACAGCATTTCATTCCACATATTTATCAAATTTATCTATCGTGTTTTCTAAGTATTGTATAAAATCTTTTTCTTTTGGCATGTCTTTATGGGCTTTTATTGTGGATAGCTTGATACATAAAGCAGCACTTGTATCCTTTGCTTGTGCTATTTTTGCTATAAGAACATTACTGTTTTCTAGGATTTCTTTCTGGGCTTGTGGTTGTAATCCTGTGAAAAGATTCAAAAAAGGTTGCACGAAGTTAGATAATGCCTGCATACTTGTCTGCGTGTGTGAATCTAGCGTTTCAATCATATTTAATGTCATGCTATATGATCTCTCGCCTTTAGTAAAACACTCATTTGTAAGCCTTATGCAATCTTCAATTAACTTTTTAGTTTCATTATGCGTTACTTCTGCTTCTGCTAACATTTTTTCTAAAACATTAGCGTTTGGCTTATTTTTATCTAAAAAGCTATTTTGATAAGTATTGCTAGTGTTAATATTTATTGTCCTATTTTCCCGCCTTTTATACAGCTTTTTACGCTCTTCTCTATCATTATTAATACGCATTTCACCATTAAAAAAAGTAATGCCATGCTGCTTTAATAGCGACAAAGCGTGGTTTGCTATGGGAATGTTATTTAAATGATTATAGTATGCGCTACGGATTACATCTTTTTCATAAAAGTTTATAGCAAGTGCATCGATTTTTGCGATATTTTGTTTAAATTGCTCATGCATTTCACGCCCTTTTTTATGGCTAAGTTTTAATCAAGCGGCTTTAGATAAGATTCTAAAAGCTCATTTAAATTTGCATACAATCTATCATAGCCTAATGTTTGCAACTTTTCTAAATCTTTTTGCAATAAATCGCCATGTTCTTTCAAGGCGTTTTTTGCCCCATTTAGCCCCATAAGATTCACATAGCTATTCTTATTGGTATCATTATTTGCGGTTTTGCCTGATATGCTTTCATCTTGTATAGAATCTATAATGTCATCTCGTATTTGAAAATAAAGTCCCAAAACTAGCCCAAAATCATAGAGAAATTTTTGCATATCAAGCGATAAATTCGCAATAATTGCCCCCATCTTTAGACTTGCAGCGATGAGTTTAGCAGTTTTATGTGTATGTATGAATTGCAATTTATCAAGCGGCAGGGTCGTATGCTCGAAATAACAATCAAGGGCTTGACCCAGCACCATACCGCCAATACCGCCATTTTCAGCCAAGCATGAGATAAGCTCTGCAACAACGCTTGGGGCAAAATGTGCGTTTGCAAGCAAATAAAAGCTATAAGTATTAAGCCCATCACCTATAAGGATAGCACTCACCTCATCGTATTTGCAATGAAGCGTGGGGTGATTTCGCCGCAACGCCGCATTATCCATAGCAGGCAGGTCATCATGTATGAGTGAGTAGGTATGCAAACACTCAATGCTAAGGCACACATCAAACGCATTTTTTGCTTGTTCTTTTGCCTCCGCACACACAACACTAAGCAGTAAATTAGGGCGGAATCTTTTGCCTCCATTTAGGACCATCTCCCAAAATGCCTTTTCAAAATGCGGATGAAAGCCTGATATTTCTGGTTGATTATCATGCAGATAAGACTCAAACTCATTGCAAGTTTGTTTAAAAAATGACATATTGACACCTTTAAATTTTTTGTAATTTTAGCATGAAAGCGTAGGTTTTGGATATGGATTCTGTTAAGCCATGTGAATGAGGTGTTTGATTTATTTTTTTTGCATATTAGAAAATAAAACATGCAAACCTATATTAAATCCATTTTAGTATCGCCTAGATAAAAAACTTAGCTTCGAGTTTAAACCCTCTAGCCCAAAATGCGTGCGTTTCTTATCCCACTAGAATCTATGATTTCAATAACATCATTTTCTTGCAGCTCACTTACCTGTATCAATTTATTATCCTTTAAAATTTGTGCAAATCCATATTGTGCTTTTTTGCTAGGGTCTAGGGCGTGTAACATATCAATTAGATTATTTAGCATAAGTCTTTTTTGTCGCAGGGCATTCTGCATAGAATCATGAAGGTTAAAGTTTAGCATTGCCCTTTTTCTTGTCATCATTTGAAGCATGGTGTTTTTTAACTCAAGCTCTATTTGCTTTGTTTGATTTATTTTTTGCTCGATAATATATGAAAACTCGCCATGAAGCTTTTTGCTTAGAGATTGTATCTCTGTTTTCATTATGAGTAGTTTTTGTGTGGGTTTTGCAAGGTCTAGTCGCTCTTGTTGCTGCAATAGGGCATGTTTTTTTTGTGTGTAGAACCATTTTATAGAATCTTGCAGGTTTTGTGTGAGTGTTTGCAGTAGCAGTTTATATTGTGCTATCTTTTGTAATGGATTTAGAATCTCAAGGCTTTGTGCTAGATGATTTAATATCGATTTTTTTTGCGTAATATGTGTTTGCATTGTATGTGTTAGCATAGATTCCATATCGCATAACTGCGTGATGAGATTATCCTTATCGCATAGAATCATCTCCATAGCAGCACTTGGTGTCGGGGCTCTCACATCAGCAACATAAT
Proteins encoded:
- the cysE gene encoding serine O-acetyltransferase; protein product: MTNTTQNLVDSNNNIIYKEFPPLWEQIKEDFHTPQKKDPAFNHFLELFLNYPGLIAIVHYRIAHRFHKKGFKLIARLIMGWTQFLTNIDIHPAAYIGRRVFIDHGIGVVIGETAQIGNDVTIYQGVSLGGVSLERTKRHPTILHNAIIGAGAKVLGDIVIGEHAKIGSNSVVIKDVPDKSTAVGIPARVINKEEKSEKNEKPTRTKLPDIDQSMFEYMLCRIKILEDILTNMPDDNTKCKDFLRKRSEELSTKEKELGKAYEDFLQALNKRDKTNS
- the rpmB gene encoding 50S ribosomal protein L28, which encodes MARRCDITGKGVMVGCNVSHANNKTKKRSLPNLRSMRLKLEDGTSIRIKVAASTLRTLKKKSK
- a CDS encoding TatD family hydrolase, encoding MIDTHIHLDSKDFSNDLAQVLERAKINNIESFIIPAASFHTLKDAQSIANTHENIYYAVGIHPCHADEMYLDTTSKTLNNHVLESLQDSINSPKCKAIGECGLDFYHIEKDDTNAIDMQIQVFHTQIEWAIKYNLPLILHVRDSKDSYEASKEVAKILTHYIQRGDKIRGVFHCYNACEELLNFRESFYYGIGGIITFKNAHDLLSVTPKIPLSKIVLETDAPYLAPTPHRGKRNESSFLIHIAEKLSEVLNTTTNEIIRQTTSNAKMLFGI
- a CDS encoding penicillin-binding protein 1A, with translation MCVVGYYGYQLYKELSPQVHAMIDYHPNEVTQVFDSKGRLVANLFDEEYRFYVKYDEIPGRIIEALLAVEDTMFFEHDGVNFDAIMRAVFKNVVNMRYMEGGSTLTQQLVKNMLLTSDRTLDRKLKEFLLSIRAEQVLTKEEILERYLNYIFLGHGYYGIKTAALGYFKKSLNELTLKEIAMLVGLPKSPVKYDPTKHLKNSLNRANAILKRMYELGWISQAEFHQAVKEVPKVYNQTLTQNKAPYVVDEALRELADIKDLKSGGYKIYLTIDLDYQEAAREALLKGYENIQYRIIEREQNVRSWQKKPKLTDSDIDELKEQSATTLNGAIVVTNPHTGEVLAMVGGINHNKSSFNRATQTNRQFGSTMKPFVYQLAFDKGYSPAEIVIDSPKRFGGGSKLWQPNNDTRKFLGPVTMQTALEKSLNIPVIDTALKITENALYAGLESFGFENFPKDLTVVLGSLSLSPMKAAMQYSLFSNGGTIVKPYVVAKIIDPQGKEILFQTTQQSVTTPQQAFLITSILRNTVQKDTGYRAKVNGLQIAGKTGTSNQSRDVWFCGYTPDLQAIVWYGRDDNMPIGGGAYGGNISAPVFADFMQKALEINPGMQRNFRTPSGVYQQRIGDEIIYYTDTSRINYEQIEQQERLKEADNIIF
- a CDS encoding polyprenyl synthetase family protein — encoded protein: MSFFKQTCNEFESYLHDNQPEISGFHPHFEKAFWEMVLNGGKRFRPNLLLSVVCAEAKEQAKNAFDVCLSIECLHTYSLIHDDLPAMDNAALRRNHPTLHCKYDEVSAILIGDGLNTYSFYLLANAHFAPSVVAELISCLAENGGIGGMVLGQALDCYFEHTTLPLDKLQFIHTHKTAKLIAASLKMGAIIANLSLDMQKFLYDFGLVLGLYFQIRDDIIDSIQDESISGKTANNDTNKNSYVNLMGLNGAKNALKEHGDLLQKDLEKLQTLGYDRLYANLNELLESYLKPLD
- the def gene encoding peptide deformylase, whose protein sequence is MVLEVIHYPNKILRTISKEVQVFDNALHEFLDSMYETMMEHNGVGLAAIQVAKPLRVLIINIPREEDNTQYKEDLLEIINPVILHAEGEILWNEGCLSVPGFYEEVSRFSQIKVKYQDRFGVTHENIFNDFMAVALQHEMDHLNGILFVDKLPLLKRKKFEKELKKSKKSA